The nucleotide window CGTGCACGACCGCCTCGACGCCGTGTCCCTCGTAGAAGTGGGTCCGGCCGGTGAAGATCAACGCAGACTTGCCGTTCGGCGTACGCACCAACCGCAGCGCGCCGCCGTGCCCGGCCACCACCGGTCTGCGAAAGCCCGGCAGCTCGGCCAGGTCGCAACTGGCCAGCACCTCGCCGACGCCGTCCGCGGCCGCAGCCCAACCGGAGCCCAGCACCAGGGCCAGGTCTGTTCGTTCGACACCGTGACCGGCAAAATTCAGCCGTCCGCGAGCAACCTCGGCGGCCCGTTCGGCCGTCGGTTGCGGATCCTCGATCAGCGCATCAACCACACCGGCACCCTAATGCCGTCCTGGCGCCGCTTCCCGCGCATCGTCGGTTCTCCCGCGCAGGTTGGTACTTGCGCGGCAGCGCCGTGGGTGCGCGGGAGCCGATATTCGCCGAGCTTCACGCAGCCCGGGACTGGTCCGGCCCGTGGTGACGATCGAGCTTCGGGTCCGGCGCCTCCAGCAGCTCGGCCCGAGCGCGGTCGAAGGACGAGGCCTCGACGATCTCGCCGATGACGCGGCGAACCGCCCGCAGACCGGAGGACGAGGCCACCGTGCGAACGTCTTCTCGTACGCGTCGCAGGTCGGCATCGTCGTCGGATTCGGCGGGGGCCCAGTCGAGCTCGGTGCTTCGCCGGTGCGTCCGGCCGAGCAGCAGTACGACGCCCATGACCAGGGCGATCAAGATCATCCAGCTGACAACATCAAAGGCGGACATGACATCCACGCTCTCGTCCGACTGATGCAAATCCTAAGCCAATCTCCTAGGATTGGTCTGCAAATGGAACCAATTGAGATTGTTGATCGGATGGGCCGATGGTCGTCAGGCCGCGGCCGTCTCTCTGCGCTCCTCGCACAACGGCTGCGGGCGATGATCGACGACGGTGAACTCGGGCCGGGCGAACCGCTGCCGACCGACCGGGCGTTGGCTGCCGCGCTGGCCGTCGGCCGGAGCACCGTCGTCGCCGCGTACGAGATGTTGCGCGCCGACGGCCGGATCGTCCGCCGCCAGGGCAGCGGCACCCAGGTCGCCGGGGAGCGCCCGCCCGATCGGCCGCTGATCATTCCCGACGCCGAGACCAGCGCGCCGATCTTCCTGCAGCAGATCGAGCCGACCGCCGGAGCCATTCCGTTGGCCTGTGCCGCACCGACCAGGCCGCCGCAGGCCCTGCTGGACGCGCAGCGCACCGTCCTCGATCGGCTGCAAGGCACGGACCCGGACGCCGTCGACTTCGGCTACTTCCCGGCCGGCCACCCGCTGCTGCGCGAGGCCGTCGCCGACCACTACCGGCGGGCCGGTCTGCCGACCGCGCCGGAGGAGATCCTGATCACCAACGGATCGCAGCAGGCGATCAGCCTGATCACCCGATTGTTGATCACGCCGGGGGATCGGGTGCTGGTGGAAGCACCCACCTACCCGGGAGCGCTGGAGGTGTTCCGGGCCGGCGGTGCGGAGTTGGTGCCGTTGCCGCTCGGGCTGCCGCACTTCGACAAGTCCGCCGAACGGCACTCGGCCGCGTTGGGCTACGTGGTGTCGATCTTCCACAACCCGACCGGATCCGTGCTGGGGTCGCTTCCCGGTGAGCGGCTGGCCCGGTCGGCGGATCGCAGTGGGACCTGGCTGATCGACGATCGATCCCTGTCGGAGTTGGTCTTTCCGGGCGTCGAGGTGCCGCGTCCGTTGGCGTTGCACGCCGACCGGGTGATCACCCTGGGATCGTTGTCCAAGATCATCTGGGGCGGTCTGCGGGTCGGCTGGATCAGAGCGTCACGGACCTTGATCAATCGCCTGGTCCGGGTCCGGGCCGTGCACGACATCGGTGGCTCACCGCTGACCCAGCTGGCCGCAGCCGAGCTGATCGATGATCTTGCTCGGCATCGCGACGAGATCGGTCGGCAACTGTCGGCCAAACATGATCATCTGTGCGAGCAGCTGTCCCGGCGGCTACCCGCCTGGAGGTTCACGCGGGCGGCCGGCGGGCAGAGTCTGTGGGTACGGATTCCCTACGGAGACGGGGATTCCTTCGCCCAGGAGGCAATGCGGCACGGCGTCGCCGTGCTGGCCGGCAGCGGCCTGGACGCATCCGGCGGCGGCACCCAGCACCTGCGTCTGCACTTCCAACTGTCCACCGACCTGCTGACCGATGCGGTGGCGCGATTGGCGGAGGCCTGGCAGGTCTACCGGCCGCCCGCCGAGCCGTTGGTGGATCGGCCGAAGCTGGCGGTCTGACCGGGCGTCACTGCTCGGATCCGCGACCTTCGGTCTCCTCGCGATGCGCCGGGGGTCTGATCCCCGGCCGACCGGCACTCGCGGCCGAGTCCATGATCCCGCGCGCCAGCCACTTGCCGGCACTGATCAGCGGGCTGTCCGGCTGCTGGGAGATCCTCGGCGGCATCACCACCACCGGGCAGGCGGCGTTGTAGACCAGGCGATGCGCCAGCATCGGGGTGCTGAAATCGGTACGCCGCGGGGCGTCGATCACCAGCAGCGCGGCGATCGTGCTGAGCGCGGTCAGCACCGACAGCGGCGTACCGTCGCGGACCTCGCAGAACGCCTCATGATCATCACCCAGCGCCTGCCGGACGTCGTCCGCCAACGCGGACTCGGCGTATTCCCGTTCACCCGCTACGTCCCGGCTGACGACCGGCGGTCGCCCGGCCGCAGCAGACGGCGGGTGTGACGGACGCCAGGCCCGGACGGCAAGCAGGCTGGCCTGCCAGCGTACGGCAGCATCCGCACCCCAGCGCAACGCAGCCGGCGAGTGGCTGGTGTTGCTCACCCCGACCACGATCAGCGGCCGATCCTGATCAACTTCCGACTCGATCGTCATCGCCGCTCGCCCGCCGCAGGAAGATCAACTTTGGACAGCGGATCGGCGACGTCCTCCAACGACTGACCCTCGGCGTTGACGCCGAGAAGCAGTGCGACCAGTCCGCCGATGATCATCAGCGCGGCGCCGATGAAGTAGCCGATCATCAACGGCGTACGGCTGGAGAAGTCACCCATCAACGCGCCGTAGATCACCGGCGCCATCGCCCCGGCAGCCTGGCCGATGCAGAAGAAGTACGAGATGGCCTGACCGCGGAC belongs to Microlunatus elymi and includes:
- a CDS encoding aminotransferase-like domain-containing protein; this translates as MIDDGELGPGEPLPTDRALAAALAVGRSTVVAAYEMLRADGRIVRRQGSGTQVAGERPPDRPLIIPDAETSAPIFLQQIEPTAGAIPLACAAPTRPPQALLDAQRTVLDRLQGTDPDAVDFGYFPAGHPLLREAVADHYRRAGLPTAPEEILITNGSQQAISLITRLLITPGDRVLVEAPTYPGALEVFRAGGAELVPLPLGLPHFDKSAERHSAALGYVVSIFHNPTGSVLGSLPGERLARSADRSGTWLIDDRSLSELVFPGVEVPRPLALHADRVITLGSLSKIIWGGLRVGWIRASRTLINRLVRVRAVHDIGGSPLTQLAAAELIDDLARHRDEIGRQLSAKHDHLCEQLSRRLPAWRFTRAAGGQSLWVRIPYGDGDSFAQEAMRHGVAVLAGSGLDASGGGTQHLRLHFQLSTDLLTDAVARLAEAWQVYRPPAEPLVDRPKLAV
- a CDS encoding universal stress protein encodes the protein MTIESEVDQDRPLIVVGVSNTSHSPAALRWGADAAVRWQASLLAVRAWRPSHPPSAAAGRPPVVSRDVAGEREYAESALADDVRQALGDDHEAFCEVRDGTPLSVLTALSTIAALLVIDAPRRTDFSTPMLAHRLVYNAACPVVVMPPRISQQPDSPLISAGKWLARGIMDSAASAGRPGIRPPAHREETEGRGSEQ